The Chryseobacterium phocaeense genome includes the window GGCTAAATTAAGCGAGGAAATTAAAATTAGAATTTCAGAACTGGCCATCAGCTACAATGTCAATATTATTTCAGGAAGCATGCCCGTTTTTGATCCCGAAAACAATGATCTGTATAACGTGAGCTACCTGCTGCACCGCGACGGCCGCATAGATGAATACCGCAAAATCCACATCACACCCAATGAAAGAAAATATTACGGGATGAAAGGAGGAAACGAGATCAGGGTTTTTGATACCGACTGTGGTAAAATAGGACTTGTCATCTGCTATGACGTGGAATTTCCTGAATTACCGAGAATCCTCGCAGATCAGGGAATGAAAATTCTTTTTGTACCGTATCTTACAGACACGCAGAACGCCTATATCAGGGTGCGTCACTGCGCAGCGGCAAGAGCTATTGAAAATGAATGCTATGTAGCCATTGCAGGCTGTGTAGGAAACCTTCCAGGCGTTAACAATATGGATATCCAGTTTGGGCAGGCAGCCGTTTTTACCCCTTCAGATTTTGCATTTCCGTCCAATGCGGTGAAAGGGGAAGCAACCCCGAATACGGAAATGACACTTATTGTGGATGTAGACCTTAATCTGCTCAAAGATCTTCATCATAACGGCTCCGTTCAGGTGATGAATGACCGCAGAAAAGACCTTTACGAAACGTATCTTAAGTAAAACTAAAGCATTAGTCTGTTGGTACTCGCAAAGGCGCAAGGATTTTAACAATTAAAAGTTTTTAAGGCGCAAGAAAATCGAAGATTTTCAGCAAAATATATAGATGTAACATAAGTCTGTACATCCTTATAGTTATGGTGTATACAATTTTATCGAAGATAAAATCCTTGCGCCTTAGTAGAAGCAAGCATATAAAAAACTAGCGCCTTTGCGAGTACCAACATAATAAAAACAAATATGTTTATCGGGTCTTTTGAAAGACAAGCCGTGACCATGTAACGCTTTCTTTTCCCTTCATCAGGCTGGGCTGATTTTCAAGAAACAAAAGAGTTTTCAGACCGGTTTGTTCTGCCTGCTTTACCGTATTTCCTGCATGAGTAGGGAAGATACAGCTGCCCGCTCCGGCAGGACCATTCCGTAAGCTGAGAGCGAAAATTCCGTTACTGGATAAAATTTTTGAAATTTTAATAAGAGAAAGTTCCTGTTCATCAGGGTTAAGATGATGCCATACACCGGATGCCAGAATAAAATCAAATTTCAGATCAGAATCCAGATATTGAAGATCAGGAAGTGAATCTTGTACCCAATGGATGGAAGAATTGGGATATAACTTTTTCCCGGCTTCAAGAAGTGCTTCAGATGGCTCTAAAGCAGTTACCACATGTCCCATGGCAGAAAATTCAGATGCATCCCGCCCGATTCCCGCTCCGAGATCAAGAATTCTGCCGGAAATTTCAGGGATAAAGGGAATAAAATCCTTATGAAGTTCGGCAAAGCTTAGGGAAACAGTAGCTTCGATGAATTTTTCAAGAACATCAGCATATCCTGCAATGCCGGGGACTTTTGGTTCCATATCTGTTTTTTTGTAAAAATAAAAAGAGCAGATGAATTTCTGCTCCTTACTTAAAATATGTTCTTATTTTTTACACCAGCTCAGGGCATAGCACAGCTGGACAGATCAGTCTTGGGCAAGTAGGTCTGCCATCTGTAGGGCAGCATTCGTTGGAGCAGTTACCGATAATAATACCGCTTCCTGAAATTCCTTTTAATTGTTCTCTTGAAAGTTTGCTGTTTTTTAAATTTTTCATTTTGTTCATATTTTATAGGTTAGTTGTAATTTGTTACATGTAAAGATAAATATTTATGCAATACGGTAGAATATTTTTATTTGTATAACGTTTGAAATGAGAATATTATAAATAATAGTATTATTTTCTGTCAGGATATGAATGAAATCACTATCTTCACTAATCAATTTAAAAATAATATAATGACAGGAACAGTAAAATGGTTTAACGAAACCAAAGGTTTTGGTTTTATTACACCGGACGGAGGCGGAAATGATATTTTTTGCCATCATTCAGCTATTCAATCTTCAGGACTTAGATCTTTGAAAGAAGGACAGGCCGTAGAATATGAGATCAAAGAAGGTAAAAAAGGACCTGAAGCAGACAATGTTAGAGTTATAGGATAATCACTTATTAAATATTGTTTAAATAAAGCTGCCGTTTGCGCAGCTTTTTTTATGGACAGTTCTATTCTATTTAAAAGTAAAAATAGCAATGGGAACAATTTTTGGAGTAATTTGCACCAACTATCCAGAAATATATGTTTGACAAGCAGCAAAGAAAACTGAAAAGATCAGCCAGGCTCATTTCCGTCCTCAGTAAATACGGATTTAAAGACATGCTGGCCCGCATGAACACGGGCAATAAGCAGGAGCAGGAGCCCTCAGATTCCGATGAAGTGGTTTCAAAAGGTACCGTATATGAAAGAATCCGGCTGGTGCTGGAAGAGCTTGGACCTACGTTTGTGAAATTGGGGCAGACATTCAGCAACAGGGAAGATCTTCTTCCTCCGGAACTGATCCAGGAGTTGCAGAAGCTTCAGGACAAAGTGGATACTGTGCATATGGACGTGGAAGAAATCCTGGAAAACGAATTTAATATATCCGCTGGAGAGCATTTTCAGGAAATTCAGAAAGAACCCTTAGCAACGGCTTCCATTGCACAGGTATACAAAGCAGTGTTAAAAGACGGAAGTCCCGTGATCCTTAAACTTAAAAAACCGTATGTTCAGGCCGTTATTGAAGATGATCTTCTGCTTATAAAAGACCTGGAAAAACTGGTTTCCGCCTACTCTGAGATAGGGGAAAAGCTTAATCTGAAACAGGCCATTTCCACTTTTGAAAAGTCTTTGCTCGAAGAGGTTTCCCTGATCAACGAAAAAGAAAACATCCTCCATTTTGCTCGTAATTTCAAGAATAATAAAGAAACATATGTTCCAAAAATCTATGAAGAATTTTCGAACAACAATATTCTTTGTATGGAATTCATCGATGGGATTAAAGTGACCGATAAGCCGGCTCTTTTAGCACATGCCATTGATCCGGTAAAAGTTTCTGAAGTTGGGCTGAGATTATTCGTTTCACAGATTCTCGATTACGGATTTTTTCATGCCGATCCGCATGCCGGAAATATTCTGGTAAAAAAAGACGGAAGAATAGTTTTCATTGATTTCGGAGCAGTAGGAAAGATCCAGCCGAATGATAAAGAAATCCTTGAAAACCTTATTGTAAGCTTTGTCGCTAAGAATTCGCATAAAATTGTCCGTCACCTCAAAAAAATGGCGGTCAGCTATGAAATTCCGGATGAAAGAAGGTTTGAAAATGACGTAGAAGATATTCTGAACTTTGTGCACAGCTCTTCGCTTCAGGATATCAATGTACAGGTCATCATCAATAAAATGAAAGATATCTTGAAGGACAACAGACTGCATATGCCGGACTATTTTTATCTTCTGTTTAAAGGAATCAGTCTGATAGAAGGGGTGGGAAGAACCATCAACCCTGATCTGGATGTGGTGAAAAGTCTTCATCCCTACACCAAAAAAATATTCACCAAAAAGATCCGGCCAAAAAATCTTTTAAAAACAGGCATGGACCGTATGATGAATTTCACGGACAACGTAGATGAAATTCCCAAAGAGCTTCGGTCTGTCCTTCAGAAGCTGGATGATAATAAATTTACGGTCTCCAGTGAGATTAAAAATATTGAAAAAACCAACCAGCTGATCAAATCCAGTGTTATCAATTTAATTCTGGCCATGATCCTGGGCGCCAATATCATTGCCACAGCCATTGTTTTCGTTTCCGAATCGGGCCCAAGGATAGGAGAGCTGTCTCTGGTAGCTGTACTCGGTTTTGTGTTTTCAATTATTCTGGTTTTAGTACTTTTACTGAGAGTGACGAGGAAATGAAGCGGATTTCCGGATACAGGTTATCTAAGTTATAAGTTATGAATTATGAGTTATGAGTTATGAATTATTGTTATGACCATAATTTTTCTTCCAGCCAGCTTATCCATCTCATATCCTTTGCCATGAAACTAGAAACTAGCACTCCGCAACTAAAAACAAAACAAACCTATGAAAAAACTTATCTTAACAACTCTAGTCCTGAGCAGTTCGTTATTCATCGCTCAGGAAACTGCTGAAAAAGGCCTGTATGGAGACTTTGACGGCAATGGAACAAAAGAATATGCCTACACTAAAGTAAGCGACTGTTCAGATGAATGTGATGGAAAATGCGAAACCACCATTTATTTCAGCGATAAGAAAATAAAGACTTTCGTCATTTCACCTGCCAATAACGGCGGGCTATACAACCTCGGAGATCTTAATGAAGACGGAACGGATGAAATTGGATTTTATCCCGGCTGGTGCACAAGCTGCTGGCATGCCTTTCATGTGTACACATTGGATAAATCAGGCTGGAAACCTTTAGTTCCTTCAATATCTACACACTGCTCACAATGGGAAGAAGAAAAATTCCCGATCAAAAAAGATCCGAAAAAGAAAGGATACGTGATCATTACGTCCAGTAAATGGGAAGACGATGATATTAAGATTAAAAGCACAAGCGTGAAGGTGAAATGAGAGGTGCTGTGTTAGAGAGTTGGGGGGGTGAGTATGTGAGAGTCTTAGTGTAAGCTATAGACAAGATTGCAGGTTATAGTCGTAGAATAGTGATTGTTGCATCTGATGTCTGATGTCTGAAATCTGACATCTAAGATCTGACTCTCATTATCTAACCCTCTATTCATGAATACATTATACATTGTACATAATACATCATCCTAAAATCCCTATCTTTGCACCATGGAAAAACTCACTTTTGCGGATTTTGGCCTGCCGGTTAAAATTCTTGATGTTTTAGCGGATCTGGAATTATTTGAGCCTACACCTATTCAGGAGAAAAGCGTAGGGCCTATACTTTCCGGAAGAGATGTGATGGGAATTGCTCAGACGGGAACCGGGAAAACACTAGCTTATCTTCTGCCGGTTCTGAAAACATGGAAATATAACAAAACCGGAAATCCTACCGTTTTGATTCTTGTACCTACAAGGGAATTGGTAGTGCAGGTTACTGAAATCCTTGAGAAACTGACTGAGAATATTACCACAAGAGTGATCGGAATATATGGAGGAAAAAACATCAATACGCAGAAGCTTTTGTTTAATGATGGCTGTGACATCCTGGTAGGAACTCCGGGAAGGGTAATGGATCTTGCCATTGATAATGCGATTTCCTTGAAAGAAGTACAGAAGCTGATTATTGATGAGTTTGATGAAATGCTGAATTTAGGATTCAGACCACAGCTTACCCATATTTTTGAAATGATGAGGGAGAAAAGACAGAATATTCTTTTCTCAGCTACTATGACGGAAGCAGTAGATGAAATGCTGGACCAGTATTTTGCCAATCCTGTGGAAATTTCATTGGCAAAATCCGGAACTCCGCTTGAAAAAATAGACCAGAGCGGATATAAAGTGGAAAACTTTAATACCAAGATCAACCTTCTTGAACACTTACTGAAAACTCAGGAGGAAATGTCCAAAGTGCTGATCTTTACCAACAATAAAAAGCATTCGGATCTTTTGTTTTCTAAAATTGATGAGCTTTTTCCTGAGCAGTTTGATGTGATTCACTCCAATAAATCTCAGAATTACAGGCTTAAAGCCATGAAAAGATTCGAGAACGAAGAAATACGCGGACTGATCACTACTGATGTTATGGCCAGAGGTCTTGATATCTCGGATATTACCCATGTCATCAATTTTGAAACGCCTGAGATTCCCGAACAGTATATCCACAGGATAGGAAGAACGGGTAGAGCAGATAAAGACGGTAAAGCCATTACTTTCGTGACGAAGAAGGAAGAAGCTGCGATCCTTGATATTGAATTGTTAATGGATAAAGATCTGAAGTTTAATGATTTCCCTGGAGAAGTTAAGATAAATCCTAAAAAGATTGCTTCCGAAGAAGATCAGATCGTGATGAAAAATCCTGCACAGGTGAAACTGAATGATGGAGGAGGAGCATTCCACGAGAAAAAGGATAAAAACAAAAAAGAAAACTGGGGCGGACCTTCAAAAAGAAAAGCACCGAAGAAATTTGGAGCCAACAGGGCCCAGCAGAAAGCGATATCAAAGTCCAAGAGAAAGAAATAAAAATCCCGTAATGGGATTTTTTTGTTACATTTAGGGATAAATAGGAGATAATGAGAAGTTTATTTGTATTGGTTTTTTTTCTGATCAGCTGCTGTAAAGTTTTTGGGCAGGATGAAGCACTGAAACTGAACCATATCTACTTTGTTCTGGATGCGGCCACCTTTGAAAAAATCAAATCCAGCAAAGAGCTCATGGAATGGGGGAACTGGGATAAAGGACTGCCCGGCTTTGATCCGGTAGATCAGAAAACCACCACCGCTTATCTGAGGGGAAAATCTACCTATCTTGAAATTATGGGCCCCGGTAATAAATTCGGAGAAAAGGAAGGCGCTGTGGGAATCGGTTTTTCCTGGGATGTGCACGGTCAGTTTTCTGACAATATAGCAAAAAAGCAGAAAAACGGAGGACTGAAGTTTGAAAGATCAGAGTCAAAATGGGATTTCGGAAACGGGAAAATGCTTTGGTATTCTGCCTATTATACCAAACTGAAAGGCAGCGTAGCAACCTGGTATGCTTTTTATAATCCGGATTTTCTATCAAATTTATATCGTAAGCCTTACACTTCTTTCACACGGGAAGATTTTTTAAGGAACAGGTGGGATACCACGAAGTTAATTACAGATATTTCAGGAATGGTGCTGGATTGCAGCAGTGAGGATTATCACAAGATTATTGAAGAGATGACGGCTTTCGGAATAAAGAAAAAGGCTTCGGGTAAAACGTTTATCATTTTTGATGTAGATTCCATTGAGATCAGGCTTCACCTTACCAATAGGGAAAAAACGGCGATCAGGGAGCTTAGGCTGAAAACACAGACTCAGGCAACCGAAAAATTTACAATAGAAAACCTGCAGTTTGAAAATACGGCTCAAGAGCTGGTGATAAAATTCATCAAATAACATCCTACTGTCTGGTGTAAACAATAACCGAGGTATCCTGAACCCCATCATGATCATAATCAGATTTTCCGGTAATTGTCTGCATTTCACTGGCTGTAAGTGAATAGAGAGTCTCTGTGCCCATTTCATTATCCCCGCCATCTACATTGATATAGAGCGTTATGACCATACTGTCCTCACTGTATTTAAAGGTTCCTGTTTCCCATGAACTCGTACACGAGCTTCTGTATTCGAAATCACCATTGGCCCGAAAATCATAAGTAGCTCCTGCGCTGCAGCCGGTTATTGGATTTTGCAGGAGAATTACTCCGTTATTTCCGGAAATAGTCATCGTTTTTGCAGCTTTCCAGGTTCCCAGAACAGGAGATCCTTCCTGGTCGTCATTATCGCAGGAGATCAGGGTGAAAATCAAGATTAATGCTGTTATTGACAGCTTATGTATGTTTGAAATTTTTTTCATGTCATTCGGTAATTGAGTTGAGTATTAAAATTAAATAAAAAATATTTAACATTCATTTTTCCGAATTGATACCCGTATAAAAACAGAAACTCCGGTATGAACCGGAGTTTTCTATTAATTATTTCATATAGGGTCTCATAACCTTTGCCCAGACCTCATTTCCTTCAGGGGTCAGGTGGAGCATATCCGGCAGGAAAAGGTCTCTTCTGACATTTCCGCTGGCATCTTCCATTGCTTTGGTGATATCAATGAATTCTGCATTGGGTTCTTTTTTCATGAAAGCCGCAATTTTCTTATTGGTTGCTTTCATCTGAGGCCACAGCTTTTCTCGGCTGGGAGAAAATTTAATGGAAATATAATCCACTTCGATGTCCGGAAATCTCTCGCGGATCTTTTTATAGAAGGTTTTAAACCGGTTAACAACCACTTTCGCTTCCAGGCCATGGTTATCTGCAAAATCATTATCTCCGCAGTAAATGATGATCTGCTTAGGCTGGTACGGGCTTAAAAGATCATCTGCAAAATCATTGAGATCTGTTATTCTGGAGCCGCCAAAACCCCTGTTGATAAGAGTTTTATCAGGAAAATAGTTGGCTATGTCCGTCCATCGGGTAAAAGATGAGCTTCCGATCAGCAGGATGGCATCTTTAGGGGGCGGATTTTCCTGATCCTGTTTTTTGAAATTCTGAATGTCTTCCCAGAACATCGGTTTTTTTTCCTGGGAAAAAGCCAGTGTAAAATACAGCAATAGAAATGCTGAAAGAATCTTCTTCATTATAATCAATTTTAAATGCAGTATAAAAGTAATAAAAAACTCCCGATAAAACCGGGAGTCTTAATTTATCTTATGTAGCTAACGTAGGTCAGATCAGCAACACCATCATCGTTTTGGTCGAATGAGCCAAACAGCTGTGCCAGTTTCATATCCTTGCTGGTAAGAACTTCCACCCGGTACGATCTCTCGGTATCATTGGTGTTTTTGATGCTCATCAGCTTGGACTCTTCCGAATACGTGTATGTACCTTCAGTTTTTCCTGCCATCTGGCATTCAAGCCCTACTTTGGAATAGTAGGTAAGGCTTGTATAGTAATCAGTTCTGAAATGCAGAATATTTTTAGCCTCACATTCAGAAGGAGATAATGTCTTAATTACTGTTTTATTGTCTTTTCCGGAAATAGTTTCTATTTTGCTGATCTTCCAGTCTCCGCTCATCATTTCTAATTCATAAGCTTCAATATTGTCATCTTTACAGGAAGTTAGCGCCAAGGCAGAAAAGGCAAATAAAAGTAGCTGTTTTTTCATTTTCACAAATTTAAGAATATGCTAAAATATAAATAAATTTGAAATATCTATAATGAAATCATGCTTTTTTAAACGAATGTTTATAAATAACAGGAATTTATGTCGCAGAGAGTATGGCTGAGTTTAAAATTCATCATCTGGTCATGCCAATTGTGAATTTTGATTTGCAAGTCAATGATGAATTTTTATATTAGACTTCAAATAAAGGCCTTAACAACTACAAACCGGCAACCAGCAACTGAAAACTCTCAACTCATTTACTCTCATACTCCAAAACACTCACATCCTCAAACGCTA containing:
- a CDS encoding class I SAM-dependent methyltransferase, whose translation is MEPKVPGIAGYADVLEKFIEATVSLSFAELHKDFIPFIPEISGRILDLGAGIGRDASEFSAMGHVVTALEPSEALLEAGKKLYPNSSIHWVQDSLPDLQYLDSDLKFDFILASGVWHHLNPDEQELSLIKISKILSSNGIFALSLRNGPAGAGSCIFPTHAGNTVKQAEQTGLKTLLFLENQPSLMKGKESVTWSRLVFQKTR
- a CDS encoding cold-shock protein, whose translation is MTGTVKWFNETKGFGFITPDGGGNDIFCHHSAIQSSGLRSLKEGQAVEYEIKEGKKGPEADNVRVIG
- a CDS encoding ABC1 kinase family protein, producing MFDKQQRKLKRSARLISVLSKYGFKDMLARMNTGNKQEQEPSDSDEVVSKGTVYERIRLVLEELGPTFVKLGQTFSNREDLLPPELIQELQKLQDKVDTVHMDVEEILENEFNISAGEHFQEIQKEPLATASIAQVYKAVLKDGSPVILKLKKPYVQAVIEDDLLLIKDLEKLVSAYSEIGEKLNLKQAISTFEKSLLEEVSLINEKENILHFARNFKNNKETYVPKIYEEFSNNNILCMEFIDGIKVTDKPALLAHAIDPVKVSEVGLRLFVSQILDYGFFHADPHAGNILVKKDGRIVFIDFGAVGKIQPNDKEILENLIVSFVAKNSHKIVRHLKKMAVSYEIPDERRFENDVEDILNFVHSSSLQDINVQVIINKMKDILKDNRLHMPDYFYLLFKGISLIEGVGRTINPDLDVVKSLHPYTKKIFTKKIRPKNLLKTGMDRMMNFTDNVDEIPKELRSVLQKLDDNKFTVSSEIKNIEKTNQLIKSSVINLILAMILGANIIATAIVFVSESGPRIGELSLVAVLGFVFSIILVLVLLLRVTRK
- a CDS encoding DEAD/DEAH box helicase, which gives rise to MEKLTFADFGLPVKILDVLADLELFEPTPIQEKSVGPILSGRDVMGIAQTGTGKTLAYLLPVLKTWKYNKTGNPTVLILVPTRELVVQVTEILEKLTENITTRVIGIYGGKNINTQKLLFNDGCDILVGTPGRVMDLAIDNAISLKEVQKLIIDEFDEMLNLGFRPQLTHIFEMMREKRQNILFSATMTEAVDEMLDQYFANPVEISLAKSGTPLEKIDQSGYKVENFNTKINLLEHLLKTQEEMSKVLIFTNNKKHSDLLFSKIDELFPEQFDVIHSNKSQNYRLKAMKRFENEEIRGLITTDVMARGLDISDITHVINFETPEIPEQYIHRIGRTGRADKDGKAITFVTKKEEAAILDIELLMDKDLKFNDFPGEVKINPKKIASEEDQIVMKNPAQVKLNDGGGAFHEKKDKNKKENWGGPSKRKAPKKFGANRAQQKAISKSKRKK
- a CDS encoding DUF5829 family protein, producing MRSLFVLVFFLISCCKVFGQDEALKLNHIYFVLDAATFEKIKSSKELMEWGNWDKGLPGFDPVDQKTTTAYLRGKSTYLEIMGPGNKFGEKEGAVGIGFSWDVHGQFSDNIAKKQKNGGLKFERSESKWDFGNGKMLWYSAYYTKLKGSVATWYAFYNPDFLSNLYRKPYTSFTREDFLRNRWDTTKLITDISGMVLDCSSEDYHKIIEEMTAFGIKKKASGKTFIIFDVDSIEIRLHLTNREKTAIRELRLKTQTQATEKFTIENLQFENTAQELVIKFIK
- a CDS encoding lipocalin family protein, with product MKKISNIHKLSITALILIFTLISCDNDDQEGSPVLGTWKAAKTMTISGNNGVILLQNPITGCSAGATYDFRANGDFEYRSSCTSSWETGTFKYSEDSMVITLYINVDGGDNEMGTETLYSLTASEMQTITGKSDYDHDGVQDTSVIVYTRQ
- a CDS encoding GDSL-type esterase/lipase family protein, producing MKKILSAFLLLYFTLAFSQEKKPMFWEDIQNFKKQDQENPPPKDAILLIGSSSFTRWTDIANYFPDKTLINRGFGGSRITDLNDFADDLLSPYQPKQIIIYCGDNDFADNHGLEAKVVVNRFKTFYKKIRERFPDIEVDYISIKFSPSREKLWPQMKATNKKIAAFMKKEPNAEFIDITKAMEDASGNVRRDLFLPDMLHLTPEGNEVWAKVMRPYMK
- a CDS encoding lipocalin-like domain-containing protein; the protein is MKKQLLLFAFSALALTSCKDDNIEAYELEMMSGDWKISKIETISGKDNKTVIKTLSPSECEAKNILHFRTDYYTSLTYYSKVGLECQMAGKTEGTYTYSEESKLMSIKNTNDTERSYRVEVLTSKDMKLAQLFGSFDQNDDGVADLTYVSYIR